From Quercus robur chromosome 8, dhQueRobu3.1, whole genome shotgun sequence:
ttataaacttcatgtatttgctttatattttttgttaatgtatGAAGTtatctttttaataaattttgtataattttagttttttaattacCATCCCGGAAAAAATTCCTGAAGCCGCCATTGGATGTACTTGTGCCTTAATGTAATCCTTGAAGCCTATTATTAAAAAAGGCTCTGGCAGTGGCTTGAAGCAGTGcaatttgaatataaatttttatttgacatGTTTTCCTACACTTGGTGGTGATTTCAAGCAACTTTTAGGTGATGAAGCCTAGGGTTTCAGGTAGATTCTAAAATGGTGATTTCAAGCAACTTTTAGGTGATGAAGCCTAGGGTTTCAGGTAGATTCTAAAATGGTGATTTCAAGCAACTTTTAGGTGATGAAGCCTAGGGTTTCAGGTAGAGGACTTgtcttgttcttcttttctGGTCATCCTATGTCAAAAGACAATCATAAATTAATTTCTATCCTCTTTATATCATTCCAATTTTATTAGAATATTTCTATCTTCAATATATCCCCAAAATATTggaattattattctttttttccctaGGAAAATTTAAGAGCTTAAGCAATTATTTCAGCAAGTAATGTGAATCATGATAGTTTGAATTATTATATAAGCAACAAAATTGAGCTACCATGCTAGGgaaattcatatttttgaaCTATTTCTTTCAAAGAATTTCATCCCAGTAATTATGatggacaaaaaataaaatatatcattaCCAAGCTCAGACTTGAATTCTCGCTCTGCCCTGGAAAGTGGTTTTTTGTGAACACCAGGCAAGCTTCTCAACCGTTGCAAACGCTGCTCCAGAAAATTGTGCAGCTGGGTTGCAAGATCAATCCTCTCCTCCAAACTTGATTGCTTATCCTCAACTTTCTGAAGCTTTCTCTGTGCACCAACTAAACGAGCATGCTGGTCATCAATTATCCTCTTCAACTGAGGCCCATGATGCTTGATCTCAAAGTGAACCTAGAAAAATGTGGTtgttgtgggggggggggggcgcggGTTGGTGTGTGAAGGACGTTGATTAAATATCATTCTTGAACTCACAACAGTTAAATATTGTGCAGCGTCTTCTTGCAAAATCAAGTTATTCCAGGTATGAACAATGCAAGACAATGATGAACATTTATGAAATCATAAGTCTCAAGACTACAGAACTGCAAAATGTATGgtattttaaatattgtaaCTATACCCCCCGATGCCTCAACCACAGCTAGAAAGCAAGGACACCGGTATGACATGGCAACatgagcaatttttgaaaaattataacacgaTATGGCAGGTACAACACCCCAAATGAAGTGTTCATGCTTCCTAGAACCACAGTTACCAATGCAGTGCCATCCTTAAAGCAGTCTTGCTAAAAAGTTGGACTGCTTTAGTGATTATTAATAACTGTCTTATTCATCTCCAAGAAGTGTTAGTCTTAGCTGTAGCTCACCTAAGTTTTGGGACTTCATAGTCACTGGGTAGTTCATAAACTAACAACCTTCAACTGATATTTTTTGCTTCATTAATGGAAAAATTCTTCTCCATGTTTTAAATGTAGAACCTCACAGAATACACAATAGTGGTTTAAAAATGAAGTAAGATCTTGAAACCTAATTATGCCCTAAGATCAAGATGATGGACCAAATATTTTGATGAGTTCCTATTGTAAAGGTATCGGTTTGTCAGAGAAAAAAGTGGTTATTGCATGTTTTTTGGTTTGTAAGTTCTTACCTTATGTGCATACTCCACATAATTCTCATGGAAAAGCTTGAAGTACTGATGTAGAGTTTGCCGACCTTCAATAGAGTCAGCAGCAACAGAACGTAGATTTGGTTGGGCTTGTGGAAGAAGAATAGCCTTAGGTCCAAGAAGGAGTTCTTTGCTTATAATATCTGgtatatctctctctttctgttcTTGCAAACTAATGGACTTGTCCATATCAACATGCATAGGCAACAAAAGGTTCCAAGTTTTCATTTCTAGCACAACACATTCTTGACAAACAGTAACTCCTACAATCCATGAATATCCAAACGAATCCGATAAAGACACAAAACCACAGAGTGGAGACTGCACAGGGTTTTCTCCTTGACATGTACTTAGAATAGGATGCACTGAGGGTGTTCTCATGGTCTCATCCTTGCCTCTAGTCTGATTGGTAAATGGTAGAAAATGCAACACTATTGAATCTATCCCTCCTTCGTGAAGGGAAAATAATCTTTCTGGCATAAGGGGATCAGCAAACAGCATGATAAGAGAACCACTATCTGTTTCCCTTGGCAGAGCTAAATCCACTATAGCCAGTCTCAACAGAGGGGGTGGATGGCCCAACCAAAAAGTATGGTCAAGTGGTTGATCAAGCTTCACAATAGGAAGTTCCCCTTCAATCGATTCACAAATCATAGCAAGACCAAGAACTTGGTCATTTGGATCAACACGAAGACGAGGTGGACTGTCAAGATTCCAAACTGGCTGGATTTCATCAGCCAAGGCATCTATTTGCAATTGCCCACCACTCCAGGCAGTCACCAGAATTGAGTCTTTGCTAActaaattataaagaaaactGACAGCACGGCCTTCACATTCAGCACCCCGAACTGCTAAATTTTCATCTCCACCATGACATACCTTCTGCAGAGGCCCctataaaattacaattatgaAACTCAGTTGGCTTCTTGGAAACATTGGAATAAACAAGGCCAAGTTTTAAAGTAAAACTCAATAAGATATCATTTCATATGTCAGTTACTCATTTGTGCAT
This genomic window contains:
- the LOC126697713 gene encoding nuclear pore complex protein NUP88 isoform X2 produces the protein MRFNFDLQDPNLTQRRSVTPKEEVEWVPLQNHPIFSSSTTEDHASTSATSSPRNLLAWDGATRLYFWDSNKHCLHRISIRLGEPQPTSVLASSPSKVLQADVQLNFVVHKISINRNGSAILLAGSDGLCVMYLYGRNSTEENAIICRTVTVGSQLYSNGSNAIRMLQVSWHPYSDTHMGVLSSDSVFSFYKWESILEIYSDAHTFGLKSANSTAVSNSNLAISWLEATFPELANPEAEGGDLSMLRAHPYALFDASISLQGPLQKVCHGGDENLAVRGAECEGRAVSFLYNLVSKDSILVTAWSGGQLQIDALADEIQPVWNLDSPPRLRVDPNDQVLGLAMICESIEGELPIVKLDQPLDHTFWLGHPPPLLRLAIVDLALPRETDSGSLIMLFADPLMPERLFSLHEGGIDSIVLHFLPFTNQTRGKDETMRTPSVHPILSTCQGENPVQSPLCGFVSLSDSFGYSWIVGVTVCQECVVLEMKTWNLLLPMHVDMDKSISLQEQKERDIPDIISKELLLGPKAILLPQAQPNLRSVAADSIEGRQTLHQYFKLFHENYVEYAHKVHFEIKHHGPQLKRIIDDQHARLVGAQRKLQKVEDKQSSLEERIDLATQLHNFLEQRLQRLRSLPGVHKKPLSRAEREFKSELEHFSGVELDALHSSIDALAARLRRHTQSPKGNLSNQQRQMSGKKNLAHDVHISQLKSSLEKLSLVNSENSKRVKIVESALKSQESSRF